Sequence from the Polypterus senegalus isolate Bchr_013 chromosome 3, ASM1683550v1, whole genome shotgun sequence genome:
AGATGCCAGcattaatgctgtgcacacagacGTCCTCCACTGGTCAACAAGCACTCGTATTCGTGGGCATCCAAACCAGTCCAcccagaagagtttgtgtgcttTTCGGGTCGCTCCCTTTCACACTCTCATCCAGCTCCTTCTGACCATTGCCTTACGTCGTACACCAGCGTGTTTATGCCAAGACCCACAGGCGCGGTTTGGCTGGCCACCTTCTCCCCTTAAACAGATATCCTAAAATACTCGATTCCTAGGACGCACATTAAAAAGGGAACGTGGAGGCAGAAACAGACATAGCAAATAAAATATGTAGCAACCATTACACTGCTTACAGAGGAACTGAAGCATTCTGCACATCCAAATCGgttcctcagagagtcacagtcagggcgaCTGAAGGAACGGTCCTTACaggtgacactgcagttgtgacccgctgatcctagctgatcctctggctaggacgttggacatctctggTCCACGGTTCTTCAGGCCACTCCTCCAACCACCcaagggtagggaaggctgcagggatctgtggtatccggggtgaacttctcaaaggctggtgataaggctgtcctcctggcattgcaagcaatcttagCTTCCATTTGGAAGACGTTCGTCAcaccaactgactggaaaacgggaatcgtcattcctatctggaaagggcAGGGTGATCAGCTGGATTGCgccaactacagggggataacacggCTCTCAGTGCTGggcaaggtccttgctagggtcaccctcaataggatccatgatcacatgctcacctaccagcaatcGGAGCGGTCTGGTTTTATGCCAAAGAAGTCTACTGTCATCCGCATCCTGgcattgagggttctcatggagcacaaacgtgaatatcagcagagtttctttggcGGCTTTGTCagttttcataaagtgttcgactcagttgattgagctgccctgtgggacatcctgagacttgcAAGatcccccaaagttgctggatgtcatggccggcctgtacactggtactgtaagtgtTGTGCCAAGCAGAggtagaacctctgcattttttccagttgattttggggttcgacagcagtgtgttctgctcctactccttctaaccctaagcctaatgttagcatggactgggtgttgagcagggttgtggggtccagcagatgtgggacatctgttggtgaagagagattcactgatcttgactttgctgacgatgctgtgatcttcatggagtcaatcaaggctctgattggggctcttgagaatctgagcgaggagtccgagtgcctgggcttgtgagtgtcctgataaaaaccaagatcaggCCTTTAGTGACATCTTAGGCACGGCCATCGGCAGTGTGTCTgcctgcggagagagtgtcgacctcgtcatcgagaggtttacttacctcggcagcaacattcatgtctctggtgactcttcctatgaagtcagtagatggtttgggagagcatggggggtcctGAGGTCactgtaaaggggtgtgtggcgctcctgatatctcagcaaaaggacaaaggtccaagtctttagagtcctggtgcttcctgtttgctgtatggttgggagacatggacgctatccagtgacctgagacaaagactggactcctgtgtctcttcagagaatccttggataccgttgctttgactttgtgttgctcatggtgtCCCAAATGAGGCTCATGACCtccattgtgaggaagcatcagttacggcattacggccatgtggtgcgattacccgagggtgatccgactcggaggacctgagtggctggaccaggccaaggggtcgcctacgtaacacctggctgcagcagatagagggtcatttttggagggtgggactggacggcatgtctgcctggagggttgcgaACCAGGaatctgagctgtttcattgtgtggtgggtgcagcaacgtgctgtaccagtgcatgctctccaacctgacctggtGAATTTAGGAGTAGTTTCCTCAATTACTCCAGCTCCTAAGAGAAAGACCAGATTTGCATCATGCTCAGGATTTTGAATCAGCTATGACAATTTCCTTACTGTGAAATGCTTCATAAATATGGGCACAGATTCAGGGTTTCTTCATACGATGGGCATTATGACAGATAGAAACTGTCTCTGAATTGACTGGAGAGAGTCGCAAAGAGGAGAAATGAGGAAAGCGGCTGAACAGGATGGCCAggctctctgataatccccttggCCTCTCTTCTACACGACCTGAACAGACTGCAGTTGTTTGCTGGTTCTATTCTGTGCCACCCTCACCACCTGCTGCAGTCCTTCATCATCTTGGAACTTCCCCACTGACCTCTGGCACTAGGGGCTTCAATGTGGATGTGGCGTTTTTCTTCCCACGTTCACCATGGTTTCCTCCATGGGCACTGGACTCCTTCCACAGCTCTAACACTCTCTCTCAACTGTGTCCTCATCTTCCTTCTGGTGTGACATTGCCATGCATTCCAGATTCTTGTTTCCTGCTGGGCTCTGgtgtttccatttttgtttttctgaactACTGCAGCACTATCCAAGAAACGTACACTGGAATATGAGATGTTCCTTTAACTACCTTTCTCATTACAACTTCTCTTCCCAAGACAGCATCTTCTCGACATGATCTCATGGTTCATGTTGTTTTGAGAAGCACCCTAGAAACCTACTGCATTACTCTTTAGTCACACTGGGTAGCATGTGGATGAGATTCAACAAGAGGCATGGGGTTGAGCCCACAAACTTTGGATTTATTACCAGGGATGAAGCAAATAATATTCCCACTAATATGTGTGTCCACcacttagttttttaattttttttttattgtgtcccaTGTTCTGCTCATTCTGTTCTCTGGGAAACCAGCGCCACCTACTGCTCACATAACTATATGACCACATCTCCGTTACATGCAGTCTACAGCCAAAACGATATGTGGACACCTGGCCATTACACCTatgtgagcttgttggacatacagttccaaaaccatgggcattaatatggagttggcccccCATAGAAGCTTCCATTtatctgggaaggctttccaaaAGATTTGGGATTGTGTCTATGGGAATTTGTGCCTACTCAGCCAAAAGAGCTTTTGTAAGGTATGCGTGTTGGATGAGGAGACCTGAATCATGACTGACATTTCAATTCGTCCCCAAGGTGTTCCACAGGGTTGAGCTCAGCATTTTGTGGAGGCCCCTTGAGTTACTTTGTGCCTTTAAAGACctgggcacagtcatgctggaacagaaaaggaccTGTTGCTATCGTCTAAAACAGCGGACTTCAACCTTTGTGACATGTGGAATGGCCAAAGACGGAGAAAATCTTTACAGGCCAATGAGGTGGAAAACATGGTAAACTTATTTAGAGTGGAAATGTTACCATCCAGGTGTACCAATGTTAGACTGGCAGAGCTGGCTTTTCTCTGCGATGTTCAAGTTTCCATATTTAATAGCATTAGATCGGCGGCAAAGGCCCTCCGAGTTTATAGTATGGAGATTTTCAGATATTAGATTGCCGAGGTGAGGTGGGGGGCCTATTGAAGTTTTGAGTACCAACATTTACTACCATGAGGCTACAGAGGTGGGACTTCTTTCAGGGTTTTCATCATTCAGGGTTACTAAAGATCTGAGGCACTTTTCCTCCTTGGAGTTTTGAGCGTCCAGACAGAATGtgatgtcatttttcttttaaaattttacctgAAATGTGTTCACTTTGATTATAAAAAACAGGTCTGGGAAATTCACCAAAAATATTCTACAGACCAGTCGCTAGTCTCAGACGTCTTTGTATGCCACAGCATTAACCAAGGGGCCCAGCCCAAACCCGGCCGTTATCCCAGCTTCATCAAGGAACAAAGCAGTCGGGAAGGTAGGGCATCGGGGCATTTGCCAAAACCAGCTTCCTCGatcagactgccagataatgAAGTGCGATTTATCACAATACCCCTGCGCCAAAGTCCAAAGGTGGCAGGTGTGCTTCTCACCACTACAGCCAATGCTTGGCATCGCACACAGTGGTCAAGGACTTGAGTAGATGCTTGGCAATGGGAAGCCATTTCTTGAAGACACTGATGTACAGTTGAGTTGATGTTGCTTCCAAAGGTGATCATCAAATCACTGAGTGATGCCACAGAGGAGGGCGCATTCATTTCTATGCACTACAGCACTTGGTGGCCCAGCTCTGGGACTTTGCACGGTCTACCATTTCATGGTCGAGCTGGTGTTTCTCATCAATGCTTCCATTTCACAGTAATAGTAATGACAGTTGAGTGGGGAAGACCTAGCAGAGCAGACTTGAGGCAAAGGTGACATCTCAGTGTGACGATGCAgattcactgcatgctcccatcgtctGTCCGGGAtcccttgaacccgtcaccatcggtaatgttaccgatgagcccggccgtgaggcactacaatggagcaaggggatggtgtaaaagtgcaaaagtgcttttatttaaaaacagcacacaaaaacaaagtgtccaaataaatagtgcagcgATTTACAAATcctcaaataaataatcccaatAAAATGGGTGAAaagtggagttaaaaaaaaacataaaaaaatccttgaaaacgatgaggttaaaacaatgctggaagcagtcccttaAAAACAAGGCCAGTGTCCTCTGTCACccggcggctcccctgcttctcccaactGGGCCCCGCCACAGGACAGTCGCCATACCTGCAGATGACCTTCTCCTCCTACACAACTGATCTGGTGGCCttctgatccctggctccggttcaGCTCACCTAGACCGAGACTTGGGCTCCCCACAGACTGggacgctcacactggggcttctcTTCCCAATCTCCGACTCCCACTGCCTGCCTTCGCGGCGGCGAGCCAAccttctcccggtcactcctGCACCAAACAatcgctcagcaggagtgaccactgCCGTCAGCCCTCAGGTGCTCGCCATACACCTCACTCGGGCTCGCCTCTCCCAGCTACTTGTATACAAAGCGAGCCTGCGCTTGCTTGCTCTCCTTCTTATTCTCTACCGCCTTTCTCCctcctcctttctttctttttcttcctccctaaccacctcgtgcttctatttatgacGAGGACGTGGCAAACCAGCAGCCCCGAGAACAATCACGGATGCGGAcgatttctcacctgtgcacttaggtaagAAACGGCCACATCACGAATCATCgtgggaaccacttcagccacacaaccaccacagcccctcgctaagccgccagTACGGTGATTACGGATTTAAAACTGATGGGAGCCGTGGACCCGCAACACCACACTCTGTGCGACCCTTTCTATTTGTCAATCAAGGCTGTCCGGCTGTGTTCTTGACTTTACGCAGTTGTTAACAATGAAATAAGTGCTCGCTGTAACCACAATCATCACGTCCTTGTGTTACACCCTTTACCTAGCAAGTGAAATGTAATTTGAGAAATTCTGATGGTGAAAATCACTCGAAAACAAGCGAATGACAATTTTCAGATTTTAGAAACTGGACTCCACTATTTGGCCATTTGATGAGATGATAAATACGAACAGCATCACCCCATGCACAACTCCTCCATTAATCTCATGTTTCACTATGTGGGGGATTTCTTCTCATATTTTTACGCCAAtttgcttttttctcttctcAGTTACCTTTTGTCACACTTTGGCAGAAATCCCCTTCCTGCTGCTTTCCTGTTATCAAATGTAACACAAGTTGAACTAAAGAACAATTCACACTCGTCGCATTAAGAAACACTCTGACAAAGAGAATACTGAGAATTCTTTTAAGTAAAGCCTTGACTATTTTAAACACCTTGTAATAGTCGTTGTAGATGAAATACTTAGCCTTGGAGGATAAACGCCCGGAAAGCCAATGCTGAGGCTGCGTAAATGGAAGCACCCAAAacaagggggaggaggaggaggaggaggaggaggaggaggaggcaggcAGCTACAGGGGAAGGAAGTTTGAATAAATGAAGTGCTGGAATGGAGGGATGCCACAGAAGATGAGAAGGGCGCTCACGTTTACCTTTTTTTTGTCTACTGAACAGTGCAAAGCTGCCAGAGACTTCTGCGCAAGTGTGACACACTTTAGTATGAAGTGTAGAGTCCCAGTTTCAGAAAACTCGTGTCCAACCGGTGTGCCATGTGCAATTGTAGGGACTCAATAGGAAGAAGTGGgggattccatccatccatccacccttttCATCTTCTCCTCAGAGGCCAAGGTGCAGGAGGAGCAGTCTAAGCAAACATGCCAGTGTGTCCCTTTTCCCTGTCACCTCCTCCAGCAGGATACCAAGGCAGTCCCAGGCTAGCTGGGGGGATAATGTCTCTCCAGAGGGTCCTGGGACTGCCTCAGGTCTCTTGCCAGTTGGCCATGCCCAAAACACCCACCACATAAAAGGCATTCAGTCAGATGTTCCAGTCACCTCAAGTGGCTCCTTAAACTCTACTTAAAGCTACTGCTAAGATTCTGCTCTCCCAGACCCCCTGTAAAGGAAGCTCATTTCTGCTGACAGCCCATCTACTTCTTCATAGGGGCGGCCAGAAACAGAATGTAAATCATTTGGTAAATCAAAGGCTCTGCCTGTTAGGCTCAACTCGCTCTCCTCACCATGACCGACCACTACAGAAACACCATGACGGCAGCTGCTGCCCCGATCTGCAAGTTGCTCTCCTGCTCCCTCCTTTGCCTCATTCGAGAACGAGACCCTGCGATACTTGAACTTCTCTGCTCAAGGCAGCACCTCACAGCCAATTCCTGATACAGTTTAAAAGATGTGAACAACCCTGTTTGTCTTCTGGCAGACCAGCTTGtggaagagaatgagagaggaaAAAGTCTCTGGAGAAGGGAGCAGAAATATGATAAGAAGAATGAAGACTAGGCCTAGAGTACAAAACCGGTGTTGGTTTGACGTGCAGTGATTGCACACACGTTAGTTTATCTTTAGCTGATTCTTCATTGAGCAGATAACATAGAAAGCAAGCCttggttttcattttgtaaatgtctttttgataaaaacactGTAAATATAGGACTTATTGTTTTTCACTTGTACATATGTGTCTGTGTCTCACACTCTCTATCACTAATCAATCTCAGTTCATGAAGTACAAGATACCCAGGGTTCAAGATTGTGTCTGGGTGTAAACAGGCACAGGATATCACAAAATTGCATTCATCTTTGCCACATGTTTTAAAGAAGTTTTAATGCACACGGGTTTAAGTGTGTTTATGTACTAATTTCACATTCATCTCCCTGTTAAAAATTGCACAAGGTGGACAACATATGGATACACTGTTGACCTAGTACTGAAAGTGTCATCCAGGAGATCAATCACATGTTGTAAAGAGTGACAATAAATCCGCTCTTCTTAGAGCTGTGGATCCATTCTTAGGTCTTTTCCAGTAGCAGCAAATAACCAAGTGTTACTTTTATGGCAGTTCAGAAAGTTCCTGCAGAAGACCGTGCCAAGGGTTCTGTTCTGTAAGAGAAACACATGCCCATCTGATAAGGCTTCAAGGAGGACGTGGAGGCATCCAGTCTCTGAATGGGTAGAGCTGGGGCCGGCGATTCACATGAAAACCTTATTGCTTTCCATGCTGCTGGCTAACAGCTTAGGTTTTAATTTTCAACGTTTGATTTTGGGAAACTACACACAAAAGTcgtaaaacaaaacaagtgtagaAAGGTACTAAACGTGGTGTACTTACTGCATAGCGGCTGAGTAATCAGCCTCGGACTAGTTTCTGACAGGGAAATGTGGCAGTCAATTCTTGATCTCCACTTGGCTTCAAAATATACAACTTGGAAAGTAGACCTCAGCACACAGGAGGCTTCATTTATGTTTAACTTCTCCTTTGCACTAATGGGTTCTGTTAAATGTCCCAAAAAACTGGTATTTCGGAGAGAACCGAATGCCACAGTCCACACAGgtatatggcttctctccagtgtgactCGTCCCGTGTCTCTGAAGCCGTTTTGTTCTTTGTATGAACTCAGCAGTACGGCTTCTTCCCTGTATGAAGGATCTGGTGTCCAAGAAGACTGCCACGTCGAGTGAAGCGCTTTCCACATTCAGTGCAGCCATACGGTTTCTCTCCCGTGTGAGTGCGGATATGCTTTTTCAGATTGCTACTCTGGGTGAACTGCTTACCGCATTCAGTGCAGGAAaacggcttttctccagtgtggattttCTTGTGCATCTCAAGTGAGTTTTTCCTGGGAAATCGTTTGCCACACTCCGCACAGCtgtatggtttctctccagtgtgattTTGCTTATGAGTTAAAAGCTGTACCTTCTGTTTGAAGTGTtggccacattcagaacagccataTGGCCTTTCTCCAGTGTGATGTTTCATATGAGTGTGTAGAGAATCAAGTCGTGAAAACCATTTATCACATTCAGTACAGTGATAAGGTTTTTCCCCACTGTGAGTTTTCTTGTGCCGCACAAGTAAAGAGCCATGCGAGAATCGCTTGCCACATTCGGCACAGTAGAACGGTTTCTCGCCACTGTGAGATCGACCGTGAGCTTGAAGAGAACTAATTTGTGCAAACTGCTTGCCACACTGAGTACAgccatatggcttctctccagaaTGAAGTCTTTTGTGCACATGTAGAACGTTACTGTATGTGAACTGCTTGCCACACTGAATACAACAGTAGGGTCTCTCTCCTGTATGAACACGCATGTGCTCTCTAAGTTTACGTTGGCCTGTATATCTTTTTCCACATTCATGACAAcaaaatggcttctctccagtgtgattTCGTTCATGCTCTTGAAGGGAACTGTTTTGCATGTACTGCTTACCACAGTAACGGCAGGAAAATGGCCTCTCTCCAGTATGGCTTCTTTTATGCACTTGAAGAGAGGATAACTGTAAAAATCGCTTACCACATTCACTGCATCTGTATGGCCTTTCTCCTGTATGAATTCGGTTGTGTACAAGAAGGTGCTGCTTGTCGGCAAAACTCTTGCCACAGTGAGTACAACAGTATGGCCGCTCCCCAGTGTGAGATCTTGTGTGCACTTGGAGCCTGGCTTTGGCTCGGAATTGCTTCCCACACTCACTACAAGTAAAATGCTTGCTACTAGTGTGACTTTGGTTGTAgtccattttatatttataatcttCTTTAGAATCCGGACCTATATTTAAGGGCAAAAAATTTGCTTTCTGGGTCCAACAGGCATGAGCATCAATTCTTGTTAGTTTtaccacagggaaaaaaatgtcaGCATTTAAAGTGTGAGTGTGTACATAATGCTGGTGCAGTGGAGCTGGGTGATGAAGATGGCCCAGAGAGACCGGCGACAATGAGCATCTAcctttgtcttctaaatctgtgtaaagattaaaaaaaatacataattaattacATAAGCAAACAGGTAAAACACTGTGGCATAACGTAgcaagacaaagcagcacaaatttcatataaatgaatcaaaaatgtatttgacCAGCTAACCTTCGCTTTGTAGTCTCAGTTtataattacaacaacaacaacaacatttatttctatagcacattttcatacaaacagtagctcaaagtgctttacacaataaagaatagaaataagaaaacaaaataaatcaacattaattaacatcgaataagagtaaggtttaaATTATAGGGACCAGCATTTTAATAAAGAagattttattcagtttattcaattattcaaatatataaattatatttattcacttaggagatgcttttatccaaagcagcatacaaaagaggtcaacataaccaagtaaacatcagtctgggggaccattttgaaacaagtgttacaggacaaggtgacaATTACCAAGTGAAGATCTCACAAGAAAATGCCAGCGAGTTACAGTTCCTTAGCTATAAGAGCCCATCAACAAGGCCATTATCAGctagacagaaattcacagaaCAAAGGAGGGCCTACAAGCCTTCTAAAACACAATGGGGTCAGAGATTCAGATGCAGATGGGCAGCTCATGCTGCGAGGCAGAAGCAACACATGAAGGGTCAGGAATGAAATGTGAGGCTGACCTGATCTGGCTAAAAGAAGTATAGGACTGCGGAATTGTCTCTATATACAAAGGAAGACCCAAAAAGTCCTGGAATCAGTCAAAAATGTGTGCTACTAACAGAAAGAATAGGCTCCCAAGAAACTGGGTGGTCTGAAAATGGTGGACTATCAGAAAGACAGTTGCGGAGTTAACTGACTAACCATGTTTTGCATCTCAGTTATCAGCTGTTGTTCAAGTAGGGCCCTATGATTTCCACAACGCAGAAAACGCGGATGGAATCATGGAATTAAcacataaaaacagattttagatttaaaaacaaaaatgtgcagaATTGAGACTGATggggtgactgttacaaaacttcccaataaattaaacaattgacTAATCTGTAGTTCTGTCATTCAGATACCATTTTCTAGTTAGTCGTTTTTCAAGTGAACGCAATTCTTGTAGGAATCCAGCCGCACCTCTATGTGTTTGTGCATGTCGGTTCCTGCAGGTTTTCTCATTAAAGGCACACAAATTAGCTAGctgcacaaaacagaaatgtcGAAGCGAGCAATATCAGATACCCTAActatggagaaaaaaaactaagaaacatgAGCTGAACTGCAAAATTGAGGGCACAACAATATCATGGTGACTTTTATGAATCTGGACAACAATTTTTCTGCAAATTTTGTCAGCATACCATAATAccctttaaaaaatgaacaacgaTGTTTTTGGATTAATAAATGTTCTGCCTCATGGTGAAGAGGCACGCAAGGTCCACATTTGAATGAATGGAAACTCAGGCCAGAAGTGGGCAATATGCAGATTGATTTGAAATCCAGATAAAATTCTTCTTCCAAATGAGAATTTTACAAAACAATGTTTTAATTGGTATGCTAAACATTAGGCAAAAGCTTGCAAATATGATATGCAAACCTGTACACAGAAGCAGGAAATGTGATttataaaaatctgaaaagtAATGTCTTGGTGTATGGCTCTGTATACCTCCTTAAGAATATTATCTAGAGCGGTGAAggacacagtggctgcaggttttcactcaaaccctttccttaattagtgacctgtttttgctgctaattaacttcttttgaattaattttagttgacatgctcttgaagactcagacccttttattgtttctttttccttaattagctggcAAACCAGTaatgatacaaaatgagccaaaacatgagcagcaagcgtgtccatcaaacaatatctaaaaataaagaaagatgaaggtctcaggaacgttgatctgctcaggtccccacactaacagtgctcttagaaaagagaaaaatcaaccattttggaaatgtatactattgcacaatgagagcagcaacaagccatggaattaaagaatgggtttgaTTAACAACAAGACTAAGTGCCTGATTAAGCAAattgttggagtgaaatta
This genomic interval carries:
- the LOC120526418 gene encoding gastrula zinc finger protein XlCGF57.1-like, with translation MELCQSIHGTPDRGSKYEQGYSLGGEEILALNPALSGMDVRPQRPVQIKEENCELELVHFKPVHLYVKQEKGDLGTPLIKEETSKQVSIRPEMQNQKAVNWLDDTAAENPLHFRRCLEQELEQSSLVSKHRKAKSSLPDIVHLNLESLRSEKKRTNGSCCRREQKERESCILQLNKNLEDKGRCSLSPVSLGHLHHPAPLHQHYVHTHTLNADIFFPVVKLTRIDAHACWTQKANFLPLNIGPDSKEDYKYKMDYNQSHTSSKHFTCSECGKQFRAKARLQVHTRSHTGERPYCCTHCGKSFADKQHLLVHNRIHTGERPYRCSECGKRFLQLSSLQVHKRSHTGERPFSCRYCGKQYMQNSSLQEHERNHTGEKPFCCHECGKRYTGQRKLREHMRVHTGERPYCCIQCGKQFTYSNVLHVHKRLHSGEKPYGCTQCGKQFAQISSLQAHGRSHSGEKPFYCAECGKRFSHGSLLVRHKKTHSGEKPYHCTECDKWFSRLDSLHTHMKHHTGERPYGCSECGQHFKQKVQLLTHKQNHTGEKPYSCAECGKRFPRKNSLEMHKKIHTGEKPFSCTECGKQFTQSSNLKKHIRTHTGEKPYGCTECGKRFTRRGSLLGHQILHTGKKPYC